Below is a genomic region from Drosophila albomicans strain 15112-1751.03 chromosome 2R, ASM965048v2, whole genome shotgun sequence.
ATGTACGAGATGACAAAGACGCTGGTGATGACAAACCATTCCATAATGTTCTCCACCTGCGTCACATAATGTCGAAACGAGGAGTAGCCCGTGATGCCGTAAAGTTTGCGGAATATCTCCACTATGGTGATGGCCACCAGCACCCACCATTGCATTTCCATGACAAACGGATTATTGCGCAGCATGTCGCCCAAAATGGATTGCTTTTGGCACAACTCCTGCGCTTGAATGGTGGTATTGTCATCCTTGCTGCCGTTGTAACAATTGTGCGCTAGTGCGGTCAGCACGTAGAGCGTCAGGAAAAGCACAAAGCTGAAGCAGAAGATGAGGCGACCAATgtaatacttgcgtattttgcCCCACTTGATGTACAGAAACGACGAGCACAGCGGATGCTCGAGTATCTCCTTCTGACCCTCATCCACGAACGTGTTCAGATAGCTGATCTCGCGTGGATGGCAATGCTGCAGTAGCTGGCGAAAGTCCAGCTCGAGCTCCACCTCGCGATTGACAGGATCCTAAGTAGAAACAACAATGGGCATTAAAAGCTGTAGTGGATTAAGTAAAAAGTGATTAACTATCTCACCTGGGAGTGATGCAATGTGATGGCCGCGTCCAGTTTCTGGCGTATCATGGCCACCGAAGCGGGCGTCTTACGAGTGATCACATTTAGTGCCGATGTGCCCTTCTTCGACTTGGTGGTGACATCGGCGCCGTGGAAAATGAGCATCTCCACGCACTGCACCAGACCATCGAGAGCAGCCAAATGGAGTGCTGTGAAGCCATAGATATCCTTGTGATTCACATTGGCGCCCCACTGTATCAGTGTCTCCATGATGTCATAGGCATTCTCTGATTTCCCCACGGCCGCATGCAACGGCGTGCGATGATCAAAGTCCTCGGCATTGGCATCAGCATTTCCATTACGCAGTAGCGACTCGACGCACTCCAAGCTGGAGGTGCGTGCAGCGAGATGAAGTGGCGTGAAGCCACGATGATTCTTCAGCTTTGCGTCTGCACCTTTGGCCAGCAATAGATCCACGCACTCAACGTTGCCCTCATCGGCCGCCAGATGCAGAGCCGTGGACTCTTTTTCGCGTATGCAGATGCGCACATTGGCATCGGCATTGGGGGCGTTCAACAGCGCCTCCAAGCACTGCAGATGCCCCAGATCGGCAGCCAAGTGTATGGCATTGGTGCCATTGGGCTTCAGCGAGTTCACGTCTGCGCCCTCACCAATGAAGAGCTGCAGACACTCGAGTGCATTTGAGCGCACGGCACAGTGCAGTAGACTCTCCTCGCAGTTGGGTTTGGTGGTGTCTTTGGTGATGAGAGCGCCACTATTGATGAGGAACTTGGCCGCATCGGCGGCATTGCCAAAGGCGGCACAGTGTAATGGTGTGTAGCACTTGGGCTGTAGATTCACATTGATGCCCTTGGTCACCAGCAGATCCAAGGTGGCCAGGCAGCCACTGAAGGCACCCAAATGCAAGGCTGAAATACCGTTCTGGTCGCAAAAGTGCAGATCGGCACCAGCGTTTAGCAACCCCTCCAGCAAATCCCAGCGCTTGAGAAACGCAGCCCACAAGTAGCTGAGATTCTTCTCCAGCTTTGAGGCGGTCTCAAAGTGTGTGGCAAGGCCCTCGGCCACCACGTTGCCCTGCTCAATGTCCTCCAGC
It encodes:
- the LOC117576740 gene encoding transient receptor potential channel pyrexia isoform X2, producing the protein MKLEIENSPLANWHHPWIWLQTVFKSIPPNLMVRWRNNTDAMIEAQYPTAGEFEYMECGPSPPAESAPSMYDSFEEPTSELSVQICNDTLRISLIDQMKSAAGRVRLLEDIEQGNVVAEGLATHFETASKLEKNLSYLWAAFLKRWDLLEGLLNAGADLHFCDQNGISALHLGAFSGCLATLDLLVTKGINVNLQPKCYTPLHCAAFGNAADAAKFLINSGALITKDTTKPNCEESLLHCAVRSNALECLQLFIGEGADVNSLKPNGTNAIHLAADLGHLQCLEALLNAPNADANVRICIREKESTALHLAADEGNVECVDLLLAKGADAKLKNHRGFTPLHLAARTSSLECVESLLRNGNADANAEDFDHRTPLHAAVGKSENAYDIMETLIQWGANVNHKDIYGFTALHLAALDGLVQCVEMLIFHGADVTTKSKKGTSALNVITRKTPASVAMIRQKLDAAITLHHSQDPVNREVELELDFRQLLQHCHPREISYLNTFVDEGQKEILEHPLCSSFLYIKWGKIRKYYIGRLIFCFSFVLFLTLYVLTALAHNCYNGSKDDNTTIQAQELCQKQSILGDMLRNNPFVMEMQWWVLVAITIVEIFRKLYGITGYSSFRHYVTQVENIMEWFVITSVFVISYIYTKQTYTFQNHIGAFAVLLGWTNLMLMIGQLPVFDVYVAMYTRVQGEFAKLFMAYSCMLIGFTISFCVIFPSSSSFANPFMGFITVLVMMIGEQDLSLLINDPDGKDPPFLLEVSAQITFVLFLLFVTIILMNLLVGIAVHDIQGLKKTAGLSKLVRQTKLISYIESALFNGYLPTWLRNLLHYTALVSPQAYRVVLCVKPLNPSEKRLPRDILMKAYEVGKMRKHFGHTISSKNPAENYLSYKNKYNNNNGCVSTAYSLPDADPDSTQFTTLTSKIDDNADRIEFLTQEIQELKQALISQQQQASKVIDKLLIVISNQQKQNLRK
- the LOC117576740 gene encoding transient receptor potential channel pyrexia isoform X1; this translates as MENLGYKEGSTKPRRMTRSISVVTKTEVEQPLTDNNANNRFKSIPPNLMVRWRNNTDAMIEAQYPTAGEFEYMECGPSPPAESAPSMYDSFEEPTSELSVQICNDTLRISLIDQMKSAAGRVRLLEDIEQGNVVAEGLATHFETASKLEKNLSYLWAAFLKRWDLLEGLLNAGADLHFCDQNGISALHLGAFSGCLATLDLLVTKGINVNLQPKCYTPLHCAAFGNAADAAKFLINSGALITKDTTKPNCEESLLHCAVRSNALECLQLFIGEGADVNSLKPNGTNAIHLAADLGHLQCLEALLNAPNADANVRICIREKESTALHLAADEGNVECVDLLLAKGADAKLKNHRGFTPLHLAARTSSLECVESLLRNGNADANAEDFDHRTPLHAAVGKSENAYDIMETLIQWGANVNHKDIYGFTALHLAALDGLVQCVEMLIFHGADVTTKSKKGTSALNVITRKTPASVAMIRQKLDAAITLHHSQDPVNREVELELDFRQLLQHCHPREISYLNTFVDEGQKEILEHPLCSSFLYIKWGKIRKYYIGRLIFCFSFVLFLTLYVLTALAHNCYNGSKDDNTTIQAQELCQKQSILGDMLRNNPFVMEMQWWVLVAITIVEIFRKLYGITGYSSFRHYVTQVENIMEWFVITSVFVISYIYTKQTYTFQNHIGAFAVLLGWTNLMLMIGQLPVFDVYVAMYTRVQGEFAKLFMAYSCMLIGFTISFCVIFPSSSSFANPFMGFITVLVMMIGEQDLSLLINDPDGKDPPFLLEVSAQITFVLFLLFVTIILMNLLVGIAVHDIQGLKKTAGLSKLVRQTKLISYIESALFNGYLPTWLRNLLHYTALVSPQAYRVVLCVKPLNPSEKRLPRDILMKAYEVGKMRKHFGHTISSKNPAENYLSYKNKYNNNNGCVSTAYSLPDADPDSTQFTTLTSKIDDNADRIEFLTQEIQELKQALISQQQQASKVIDKLLIVISNQQKQNLRK